A single window of Roseofilum reptotaenium CS-1145 DNA harbors:
- a CDS encoding exopolyphosphatase, which produces MVDAQYRLVTRSDFDGLVCGVLLKELNLIDEIKFVHPKDMQDGKVEISDRDITTNLPYVPGAHLVFDHHLSETIRNTSQPENYIIDPDAPSASRVVYNYYGGKDKFTDISEEMMTAVDKADSAQFSAEEILDPTDWVLLNFIMDARTGLGRFKEFRISNYQLMMELIDYCKSHTIEEILALPDVQERVNLYQHQQEQFKQQLKRCSQAYGQLVAIDLRNEETIYAGNRFMIYAQYPECNISMHIMWGLKQQNTVFAVGKSILNKTSTLNIGELMLQHGGGGHANAGTCQIDNDKAEEIKAELIDKLQNT; this is translated from the coding sequence ATGGTTGATGCACAATACCGGTTAGTCACTCGCAGTGATTTTGATGGGTTGGTCTGTGGGGTTCTCCTCAAAGAGCTGAATTTGATTGATGAGATTAAGTTTGTCCATCCTAAAGATATGCAGGATGGCAAAGTCGAGATTAGCGATCGCGATATTACCACCAATTTACCCTATGTTCCAGGAGCGCACTTGGTTTTCGATCACCATTTGAGTGAAACCATACGCAACACCTCTCAACCGGAGAATTATATTATCGATCCCGATGCCCCTTCGGCCTCACGAGTGGTTTATAACTATTATGGTGGAAAAGACAAGTTTACTGATATTTCTGAAGAGATGATGACGGCAGTGGATAAAGCAGACTCTGCCCAGTTTTCTGCCGAAGAAATTCTCGATCCTACCGATTGGGTTCTGCTCAATTTTATCATGGATGCCCGCACCGGCTTAGGCAGATTTAAGGAGTTTAGAATCTCCAATTATCAATTGATGATGGAATTGATCGATTATTGTAAATCTCACACGATTGAGGAAATTTTAGCCCTCCCCGATGTGCAAGAGCGAGTCAACCTCTATCAACATCAGCAGGAACAATTTAAGCAACAATTAAAACGTTGTTCCCAAGCTTATGGTCAATTAGTGGCGATCGACCTGCGGAACGAAGAAACGATTTATGCCGGGAATCGGTTTATGATTTATGCCCAATATCCTGAGTGTAATATTTCCATGCATATTATGTGGGGATTGAAACAGCAAAATACCGTTTTTGCAGTGGGTAAATCGATTCTGAATAAGACTTCAACTCTCAATATTGGTGAATTGATGCTACAACATGGAGGGGGAGGCCATGCGAATGCGGGGACTTGTCAAATTGATAATGACAAGGCGGAAGAAATCAAGGCTGAATTAATCGATAAACTTCAGAATACCTAG
- the rsgA gene encoding ribosome small subunit-dependent GTPase A, whose translation MLIYRIISGLGITKKDINLIMDDLKSLGYNDWFKSQVDDEMIAAHDVARVVSVHKDSYTVTKGEKEIFAELSGNFLYRTELAYDLPTTGDWVYADFFDNDSHAIIYGVFPRKTLLQRKTAGKEVNFQLIAANIDVAFIIQSLNENFNLRRLERYLVMVNESGIEPIILLSKCDLISKEEIDKIKKKVLSIAPYTLAMEFSNLNPDNIDSVIGLLKKECSYCLLGSSGVGKTTLLNRIIGIEKYETQPVSKIQSKGRHTTTTRQLVCLESGAMIIDTPGMRELGSLSVDEGIDETFSEIVELSQSCKFSNCSHTHEKGCAILTAIEAGDLSEQRYQNYMKMKKESEFNQMSYLEKRQKDKSFSKMIKSVMKNKKR comes from the coding sequence ATGCTAATTTATCGTATAATTTCAGGGTTAGGAATAACAAAAAAAGACATCAATCTAATTATGGACGATTTGAAAAGCCTTGGGTATAATGACTGGTTTAAAAGTCAAGTGGATGATGAAATGATTGCTGCTCACGATGTTGCACGGGTAGTTTCTGTACATAAAGACAGCTATACTGTGACGAAGGGAGAGAAAGAGATATTTGCTGAATTATCAGGAAATTTTCTTTACCGTACCGAGTTAGCATACGACCTTCCGACTACTGGTGATTGGGTATATGCCGATTTCTTCGATAATGATAGCCATGCCATTATATATGGTGTTTTCCCAAGAAAGACTCTGCTACAGAGAAAGACGGCTGGAAAGGAAGTAAATTTTCAGTTGATAGCTGCAAATATTGATGTTGCTTTCATTATTCAATCTTTGAATGAGAATTTTAATCTACGAAGGCTCGAGCGCTATCTGGTTATGGTCAATGAAAGTGGAATTGAGCCTATTATTCTTCTCAGTAAATGCGATCTGATCTCCAAGGAAGAGATAGATAAAATAAAGAAAAAAGTTCTGAGTATTGCTCCTTACACTCTTGCGATGGAGTTTAGCAATTTAAATCCGGATAATATCGATTCAGTTATTGGCTTGTTAAAGAAGGAATGTTCATATTGCTTGCTAGGATCTTCTGGTGTCGGTAAAACAACTTTACTTAATCGCATCATAGGAATTGAAAAATATGAAACACAACCCGTAAGCAAAATACAGAGCAAAGGGCGACATACGACAACCACCCGTCAATTAGTTTGCCTCGAAAGTGGAGCGATGATAATAGATACCCCAGGAATGAGAGAGCTTGGTAGTCTGTCTGTAGATGAGGGAATCGATGAAACCTTCTCAGAAATTGTAGAGCTTTCGCAAAGCTGCAAATTTTCTAACTGTTCTCATACTCATGAAAAAGGTTGTGCCATTCTTACTGCTATAGAAGCTGGAGATCTGTCCGAACAACGTTATCAAAATTATATGAAGATGAAAAAAGAGTCGGAATTCAATCAAATGTCTTATCTTGAAAAACGACAAAAAGATAAGAGTTTTTCAAAAATGATCAAATCAGTGATGAAAAATAAGAAGAGGTAA
- a CDS encoding pentapeptide repeat-containing protein: protein MGKGQFITTEFTGNGGERGEFRVWERVQDAFDDRSCLAYWRYPLFSAQGKHRKEPDILILDRQLGIVVIEVKSLRIHQIAQITGHRWHYQGFYQKTGSPYQQAEQQVWAILRLCEREPGLTSCLMSRAIVALPYITQEQWHEKQFDRLISAPPILFENHLRLTAIAQFCDRVKNISPLTPGTSLSEQQWQLLLSLMSGTPIFQPNSSNRWRLYPSPSRAEILAKARQQFSQLDLAQETLAKTIPPGVQRIRGIAGSGKTVILCQKAAHMHLKHRDWKIAIVFFSRSLYQTITEQLDRWLLHFSEGQVSYSSRNRNLRVFHGWGAKGQPGFYRFLSRLSGVSPHTVSDTLRSAPHEALAEVCIDLLRRGRIPQVFDAVFIDEGQDFLVQDSIKFEQKQPFYWLAYQSVRSCNPLYPEQRRLIWTMDEYQHLDPQQMTTVLDLFGAELGHLLNGSHLGNIAKTEILCKSYRTPAQVLRVAYGITMGIFRPQGCLTQLCQKSDWQALGFKVEGELLPGKSITLTRPFDTDLNPVSQLDSSALIEFQAYESRQEELANLGYHLRQNLRQDGLKPSRDILVILLGTRIQTRQLEPMVVEALFRQGIDVYLPGQKQDSGSKNSFWSEGCVTVSSIEKAKGNEADMVYAIALDHIAQDESNLSLRNHLFIALTRTRAWVTISGVGNYPLYQELYQLLRSENSLTFTLPKHSQRSLSITDISEVIDRYTAGDRNFQGMNLKGAHLPGINLSQANFIRTEFQESNLENAQLQGTKFIFANLSQTNLRGANLRQAKLMGANLSDAQLEGADLTHADLSDANLNGAQF from the coding sequence ATGGGGAAGGGGCAGTTTATTACCACTGAATTTACTGGAAATGGAGGAGAGCGAGGGGAGTTTCGGGTATGGGAAAGAGTTCAGGATGCGTTTGACGACAGATCCTGTCTTGCCTATTGGCGCTATCCTCTGTTTTCTGCCCAAGGAAAACACCGCAAAGAGCCGGATATTCTGATTCTCGATCGCCAATTGGGAATCGTTGTCATTGAGGTGAAGTCTTTACGGATTCACCAAATCGCCCAAATTACCGGTCATCGTTGGCACTATCAAGGATTTTACCAGAAAACCGGATCGCCCTATCAACAAGCCGAGCAGCAGGTTTGGGCGATTCTGAGATTGTGCGAGCGAGAACCCGGGTTAACGTCTTGTCTGATGAGTCGGGCGATCGTTGCCCTACCTTATATTACCCAAGAACAGTGGCACGAGAAGCAATTCGATCGCCTCATTTCGGCTCCTCCTATTCTGTTTGAAAACCATCTGCGCTTAACTGCCATTGCCCAATTTTGCGATCGCGTTAAAAACATCAGTCCCCTAACTCCAGGCACCTCCCTAAGCGAACAGCAATGGCAACTTTTGCTGTCCTTAATGAGTGGGACTCCCATTTTTCAACCTAATTCCAGTAACCGATGGCGCTTATATCCTTCTCCCAGTCGCGCCGAAATTTTAGCCAAAGCCAGGCAGCAGTTTTCCCAACTTGATTTAGCCCAGGAAACTCTCGCCAAAACTATTCCGCCTGGAGTGCAACGAATTCGCGGTATTGCCGGATCGGGGAAAACGGTAATTCTCTGCCAAAAAGCAGCTCACATGCACTTGAAACATCGAGATTGGAAAATCGCGATCGTCTTCTTTAGCCGCAGTCTTTACCAAACGATTACCGAGCAACTCGATCGCTGGTTACTCCATTTTAGTGAGGGGCAAGTCAGCTATTCTTCGCGCAACCGAAACCTGCGCGTTTTTCACGGTTGGGGAGCCAAAGGACAACCCGGTTTTTATCGCTTTTTATCTCGTCTGTCTGGAGTCTCTCCTCATACCGTTTCTGATACCTTACGATCTGCGCCACATGAAGCGTTAGCTGAGGTGTGTATTGACCTTCTACGTCGAGGAAGAATACCCCAAGTTTTTGATGCGGTTTTTATAGATGAGGGGCAGGATTTCTTAGTCCAAGATAGCATTAAATTTGAACAAAAGCAACCCTTTTATTGGTTAGCTTACCAGTCTGTTCGCTCTTGCAATCCCTTATATCCGGAGCAACGGCGTTTGATTTGGACAATGGATGAATATCAACATCTCGATCCCCAACAGATGACAACTGTTCTCGATTTATTTGGCGCGGAGTTAGGACATCTTTTAAATGGCTCTCATTTAGGGAATATTGCCAAAACCGAAATCCTCTGTAAATCCTATCGTACTCCGGCGCAAGTGTTAAGGGTTGCCTATGGCATTACGATGGGCATTTTTCGCCCCCAAGGATGTTTAACTCAGTTGTGTCAAAAGTCCGATTGGCAAGCCCTAGGATTTAAAGTGGAAGGAGAACTATTGCCTGGAAAATCGATTACCCTCACTCGTCCGTTTGATACCGATCTCAATCCAGTCAGTCAGTTAGACTCATCAGCGCTGATTGAGTTTCAAGCTTATGAATCGCGCCAGGAAGAATTAGCGAATCTGGGTTATCATTTAAGGCAAAATTTACGCCAAGATGGACTAAAACCGAGTCGGGATATTTTGGTTATTCTTTTGGGGACTCGAATTCAGACTCGCCAACTGGAGCCAATGGTGGTTGAGGCACTCTTTAGACAGGGGATAGATGTCTATCTTCCTGGACAAAAGCAGGATTCTGGCTCAAAAAATAGTTTTTGGAGTGAAGGCTGTGTGACGGTTTCATCAATTGAGAAAGCAAAGGGAAATGAGGCAGACATGGTTTACGCGATCGCCCTGGATCATATTGCCCAAGATGAGAGCAATTTATCCCTCAGAAATCACCTATTTATTGCCTTAACTCGCACCAGAGCTTGGGTTACAATTAGTGGAGTGGGGAACTATCCGCTTTATCAAGAACTGTATCAACTTCTGCGATCAGAAAATTCCCTCACATTTACCCTCCCAAAACACTCTCAGCGCTCTCTTTCCATCACCGATATCAGCGAAGTAATCGATCGCTACACAGCCGGCGATCGAAACTTCCAAGGCATGAACCTCAAAGGCGCTCATTTACCGGGAATCAACCTATCCCAAGCCAACTTTATCCGCACCGAATTCCAGGAATCCAACCTAGAAAACGCCCAACTTCAAGGCACTAAATTTATCTTCGCTAATTTAAGCCAAACCAACCTCAGAGGCGCGAATTTAAGGCAAGCCAAACTCATGGGAGCCAACTTGTCTGATGCTCAGTTAGAGGGCGCTGATTTAACCCATGCAGACTTAAGCGATGCCAATTTAAACGGAGCGCAATTCTAA
- a CDS encoding pentapeptide repeat-containing protein — MSQDADVLFKQGIQEYQGGNLQGAKTLWEQALSLYHTEGNLHHQGAALGNLGAVSQALGDLEEAIAYYKQHLSLAQEIGDRPGQQNALNNLGNAYSRLQDFPQALNSYQQGLLLTRKWGNLGLQGQALLNLRQVYQVMQNWEEAQRCLQEQWAIANQLRQTQNQDMLDIAQQVGLNPLSDFAGANLAEVNFHYANLAGADLTKVNLSGADLSLADLSHAQLSHANLEKAILSNANLRDANLQYANLQGADLRTVLPRADLSDANLEEANLSGAYLQRANFSRANLSNADLSNSDLTDVNLEEAQLTGTLLKQANIDKAHVNQAYFKDNPKLSSALKQHLRDKGAIVE, encoded by the coding sequence ATGTCTCAGGATGCTGACGTGCTATTTAAGCAGGGAATTCAGGAGTATCAAGGGGGGAATTTGCAAGGGGCAAAAACCCTGTGGGAGCAGGCATTATCGCTCTACCATACCGAGGGTAATCTCCATCACCAAGGGGCGGCTTTAGGGAATTTGGGGGCTGTAAGTCAGGCTTTAGGGGATCTTGAAGAAGCGATCGCCTACTATAAACAGCATTTGAGTTTAGCGCAAGAGATTGGCGATCGTCCAGGACAACAGAATGCCCTGAATAATTTGGGTAATGCTTATAGTCGTTTGCAAGATTTTCCCCAAGCACTGAACTCTTATCAACAAGGGTTACTACTCACTCGGAAATGGGGGAATTTAGGACTGCAAGGACAGGCGTTACTCAATCTGCGTCAAGTGTATCAAGTGATGCAAAATTGGGAAGAAGCACAGCGCTGTTTGCAGGAGCAATGGGCGATCGCCAACCAATTACGGCAAACCCAAAACCAAGATATGTTAGACATTGCCCAACAGGTAGGTTTAAATCCCTTATCTGATTTTGCTGGAGCCAATTTAGCTGAGGTGAATTTTCATTATGCTAATTTAGCTGGAGCAGATTTAACAAAGGTAAATTTGAGCGGTGCAGATTTGAGTTTAGCGGATTTATCCCATGCTCAGTTAAGCCATGCCAACCTGGAAAAAGCAATTTTAAGTAATGCCAATTTGCGCGATGCTAATTTACAGTACGCTAATTTGCAAGGGGCAGATTTACGCACGGTTTTACCCCGTGCCGATCTGAGTGATGCCAATTTGGAAGAGGCAAATTTATCTGGGGCGTATTTGCAACGCGCCAATTTCTCCCGTGCCAATTTATCGAATGCGGATTTATCCAATTCGGATTTAACTGATGTCAATTTAGAGGAAGCCCAGTTGACGGGAACGCTCTTAAAACAGGCAAATATTGATAAAGCCCATGTCAATCAAGCCTATTTTAAGGATAATCCGAAATTGTCCTCAGCCCTGAAGCAACATTTGCGCGATAAAGGAGCAATTGTGGAGTAA
- a CDS encoding SDR family oxidoreductase: MKKLLITGASGFLGWNFCQIAQFHWQVYGTYHTHALSLPQIHLTALNLLDFSALECLFTDIQPDAIIHTAAQSSPNYCQTHPQETDAINIQAAVEIARFSAQRHIPCVFTSTDLVFDGTAAPYGEADLPSPINHYGQQKVNAEQAMRQEYPQVTICRMPLMFGAAPAHGSSFIQPFIRVLRSHQPLALFTDEWRTPVSATTAAQGLLLALNHPGELFHLGGKERISRYQFGQLMAESLHLPTKFIQPTRQQDVPMAARRPQDVSLDSSKAFSLGYNPPSLQTQLQALQGQV, encoded by the coding sequence ATGAAAAAACTACTGATTACGGGCGCAAGTGGCTTTTTAGGTTGGAATTTCTGCCAAATTGCTCAATTTCATTGGCAGGTTTATGGCACGTATCACACCCATGCCCTCAGCTTACCCCAGATTCACCTCACTGCCCTGAATCTCCTGGACTTTTCTGCCCTAGAGTGCCTGTTTACAGACATTCAACCTGATGCCATTATTCATACTGCTGCTCAATCAAGTCCCAATTATTGCCAAACCCATCCCCAGGAAACCGATGCAATTAATATTCAGGCTGCTGTAGAAATTGCCCGATTCAGCGCCCAACGCCATATTCCCTGCGTATTTACCTCCACCGATCTTGTCTTTGATGGCACTGCTGCCCCCTACGGAGAAGCCGATCTCCCTTCCCCCATCAACCATTATGGACAGCAAAAAGTGAACGCAGAACAGGCAATGCGCCAGGAATATCCCCAGGTTACCATTTGCCGGATGCCCCTGATGTTTGGCGCAGCGCCTGCTCATGGTAGCAGTTTTATCCAACCCTTTATTAGAGTATTGAGATCCCATCAACCTCTCGCCCTCTTCACCGACGAATGGCGCACCCCTGTCAGCGCCACCACTGCCGCTCAAGGACTCCTTCTCGCCCTCAACCATCCAGGGGAACTATTTCACCTGGGAGGAAAAGAGCGCATTTCCCGCTATCAATTTGGGCAACTGATGGCAGAATCTCTACACTTACCCACGAAATTCATCCAACCCACCCGCCAACAGGATGTGCCCATGGCAGCTCGCCGCCCCCAAGATGTTTCCCTAGACAGCTCTAAAGCCTTTTCCCTGGGCTACAATCCCCCTTCCTTGCAGACACAATTACAGGCGCTCCAGGGGCAAGTTTAG
- a CDS encoding Tudor-knot domain-containing protein, producing MAKSIIQLVDELPEDNITVKVLKALDFVAPGEWNNVIGFDLTITHFTGETDPKIIQRIRDRAAALYLDPAQGYQGAVQLYQTIDKADVAMGTAALANKVSEKLSFLSFLGNLTPKAETTQTIDLLLKIVVEVIAFCKLNGIPQPNPQLFANSLAKNYHNAGLIRMVALVCEDLRGEGEIEFSIGDMVEVWDKKEEDWYEATIRKVKVKKDKPRYYVHYVGSGSSEDEWIKEKNVRAGNFEEADDNGYAVGQKVKVWDDDEEEWYTARIQKIDGAQYRVHYLDEDDLNDEWVDLDEIC from the coding sequence ATGGCAAAGTCAATTATTCAGCTTGTCGATGAGCTGCCCGAAGATAACATTACTGTCAAAGTTTTAAAAGCTCTCGATTTTGTTGCGCCGGGAGAATGGAATAATGTGATCGGATTTGATCTTACCATCACCCATTTTACCGGAGAAACTGACCCAAAAATCATTCAACGTATTCGCGATCGCGCCGCTGCTCTCTATCTCGATCCCGCCCAAGGCTATCAAGGGGCAGTCCAACTCTATCAGACCATTGATAAAGCCGATGTCGCCATGGGCACAGCCGCCTTAGCCAATAAGGTGAGTGAAAAGTTAAGTTTTCTCTCTTTTCTGGGCAACCTTACCCCCAAAGCCGAGACAACCCAAACCATTGATTTATTACTCAAGATTGTCGTCGAAGTGATTGCTTTTTGCAAACTCAATGGCATTCCCCAACCTAATCCCCAACTCTTTGCTAATTCTCTGGCTAAAAACTATCACAATGCTGGCTTAATCCGCATGGTTGCCTTGGTGTGTGAGGATCTCCGTGGCGAAGGAGAAATCGAGTTTTCCATCGGAGATATGGTTGAAGTTTGGGATAAAAAAGAAGAAGATTGGTATGAAGCAACCATCCGCAAAGTTAAAGTCAAAAAAGATAAACCTCGGTACTATGTTCATTATGTTGGCTCTGGGTCATCCGAGGATGAATGGATCAAAGAAAAGAATGTTCGCGCTGGTAATTTTGAAGAGGCTGATGATAATGGGTATGCCGTCGGTCAAAAGGTCAAAGTCTGGGATGACGATGAAGAAGAATGGTATACCGCCAGAATTCAAAAAATCGACGGCGCTCAATATCGAGTACATTATCTCGATGAAGATGACTTGAATGATGAATGGGTGGACTTAGACGAAATCTGTTAA
- a CDS encoding restriction endonuclease subunit R, whose protein sequence is MSTPLATQTITLRELIDRFGLTLTKDEEFFSEWQENLPEISPSDRQLLDKVKAGYINRLNSPPLLENVVRMAILDPILFIGDFYIAPFYVKSEEPIEISAEDEGVIIKGRIDTLILKEQFWIVAIESKKASFSIEEALPQILVYMLASPHPERPCFGMIATGGSFIFVKLVRREVNRYALSDLFSIRNRGNQLYEVLRILKRLSQL, encoded by the coding sequence ATGTCTACTCCTTTAGCCACACAAACGATCACCCTCAGAGAACTGATCGATCGCTTTGGCTTAACCTTAACCAAAGACGAGGAATTCTTTTCAGAATGGCAAGAAAATTTACCTGAAATTTCTCCGAGCGATCGCCAACTCCTCGATAAAGTCAAAGCCGGTTATATCAACCGACTCAACTCCCCTCCCTTACTCGAAAACGTAGTCAGGATGGCGATTTTAGACCCCATTCTATTTATCGGTGACTTCTATATCGCTCCCTTCTATGTCAAAAGTGAAGAACCGATAGAGATTAGTGCAGAAGACGAGGGGGTAATCATCAAAGGTCGAATTGATACCTTGATTTTGAAAGAACAATTTTGGATTGTGGCGATCGAATCCAAAAAAGCCTCCTTTTCCATCGAAGAAGCACTCCCCCAGATCCTCGTCTATATGCTCGCCAGCCCTCACCCCGAACGTCCCTGTTTTGGCATGATTGCTACAGGAGGCAGCTTTATTTTTGTCAAGCTAGTCCGGAGAGAAGTCAACCGCTATGCCTTATCAGATCTGTTCAGTATTCGCAATCGTGGAAATCAACTCTATGAAGTGCTACGAATCTTAAAACGCCTAAGTCAGTTATAG
- a CDS encoding DUF6825 family protein has protein sequence MSNSPLHAFFVGRALSEAIAEEVEYTLTHALSNFGKADAEQQERLKNFPQMVLDRATAAESAARTGNPSPASPVANPPARDLQETLDDLRAEIAQLRSELQKYRSRST, from the coding sequence ATGAGTAACAGCCCTCTCCATGCCTTCTTTGTCGGTCGTGCCCTATCCGAGGCGATCGCCGAAGAAGTAGAATACACCTTAACTCATGCCCTCAGCAACTTCGGTAAAGCTGACGCAGAACAACAAGAACGGCTCAAAAACTTCCCGCAAATGGTCTTAGATCGAGCCACAGCCGCAGAATCAGCCGCCCGGACGGGAAACCCCTCTCCCGCTTCCCCAGTTGCCAATCCTCCAGCGCGCGATCTCCAAGAAACGCTTGATGATTTGCGGGCTGAAATTGCCCAACTACGCTCTGAACTGCAAAAATATCGCTCCCGTTCCACCTAA
- a CDS encoding ABC1 kinase family protein produces MEQGYSSKSYRWNRPKYSRNRRFVDIWSFFWLFLGSAWLNGKAWSYRGGMTEEKIQKRRRQQAIWIRDTFLDLGPTFIKLGQLFSTRADLFPIEYVEELSKLQDRVPAFSYEKAESIIKEDLGKSVQDLYSNFDPIPMAAASLGQVHRAQLHSGEEVVVKVQRPGLRQLFTIDLEILKGIAHYFQNHPDWGKGRDWLGIYEECCRILWEEIDYLNEGRNADTFRRNFRQENWVKVPRVYWRYTSPRVLTLEYAPGIKISQYDALEAAGLDRKNLAHLGAKAYLMQILYSGFFHADPHPGNIAVSAEGALIFYDFGMMGQIQAVTREKLLDTFFGIAQKDGNRVMNSLIALGALAPTGDMGPVRRSIQYMLDHFMDQPFETQSVSEISDDLYEIAYDQPFRFPATFTFVMRAFSTLEGVGKGLDPDFSFMEVAKPFATELMNSGNGSAGNNLLGELSRQATQMSNTALGLPRRLEDALDKLEQGDIRVRVRATESDRILRRISSMSLVNTYGILISGLTIAAAILVSADKLGLAVVVAVLAIALVVMLFRLMRRINRFDRMP; encoded by the coding sequence CTGGAACAAGGCTATAGCAGTAAATCCTATCGCTGGAATCGTCCCAAATATTCCCGAAACCGCCGTTTTGTCGATATCTGGAGTTTCTTCTGGCTCTTCCTAGGATCTGCGTGGCTCAATGGTAAAGCCTGGAGTTACCGAGGCGGTATGACCGAGGAAAAAATCCAAAAAAGACGGCGACAGCAAGCAATTTGGATTCGAGATACCTTCCTAGATCTAGGGCCTACCTTTATTAAACTCGGCCAACTCTTCTCCACCCGTGCGGACCTATTTCCCATCGAATATGTAGAAGAACTCTCCAAACTCCAAGACCGCGTACCTGCTTTTAGCTATGAAAAAGCGGAAAGCATTATCAAGGAAGACCTAGGAAAGTCCGTTCAAGACCTCTATAGCAATTTTGACCCCATCCCCATGGCGGCGGCTAGTTTAGGCCAGGTTCACCGGGCCCAACTCCATAGCGGTGAAGAAGTCGTGGTGAAAGTCCAACGACCCGGTCTCAGGCAATTATTTACCATTGATTTAGAGATTCTCAAAGGTATTGCCCACTATTTCCAAAATCATCCTGACTGGGGAAAGGGACGGGACTGGCTCGGCATCTATGAGGAATGTTGCCGCATTTTATGGGAAGAAATTGATTATCTCAATGAAGGGCGCAATGCAGATACCTTTCGGCGCAACTTCCGCCAAGAAAATTGGGTGAAAGTGCCCAGAGTCTATTGGCGCTATACCTCTCCCCGTGTCTTAACTCTTGAATATGCTCCAGGGATCAAAATCAGTCAGTACGATGCCCTAGAAGCAGCCGGATTAGACCGTAAAAATTTGGCTCATTTGGGGGCTAAAGCCTATTTAATGCAAATTCTCTACAGCGGGTTTTTCCATGCTGACCCTCATCCAGGGAATATTGCCGTCAGTGCTGAAGGGGCGCTAATTTTTTATGATTTTGGCATGATGGGCCAAATTCAAGCAGTAACCCGTGAAAAACTTTTAGATACCTTTTTTGGGATTGCCCAGAAAGATGGCAATCGAGTGATGAATTCGTTGATTGCGTTGGGCGCACTGGCTCCCACAGGAGATATGGGGCCGGTGAGGCGATCGATTCAATACATGTTGGATCATTTTATGGATCAACCTTTTGAAACTCAGTCTGTGAGTGAAATTAGTGACGATCTTTATGAGATTGCCTACGATCAACCGTTCCGGTTTCCGGCAACGTTTACGTTTGTGATGCGTGCTTTTTCTACCTTAGAAGGGGTAGGGAAAGGTCTTGACCCAGACTTTAGTTTTATGGAAGTAGCGAAACCCTTTGCAACAGAGCTTATGAATAGTGGAAATGGATCGGCAGGAAATAATTTGTTGGGGGAACTCAGTCGCCAAGCCACTCAGATGAGTAATACGGCTTTGGGGTTGCCCCGTCGTTTAGAGGATGCTTTGGATAAGTTGGAGCAGGGGGATATCCGGGTGCGGGTCAGAGCGACAGAGAGCGATCGCATCCTTAGACGGATCAGTAGTATGAGTTTGGTGAACACCTATGGTATCCTAATTAGCGGCTTGACTATTGCTGCGGCAATTTTGGTTAGTGCTGATAAACTAGGGTTGGCCGTAGTCGTCGCTGTATTGGCGATCGCTTTAGTGGTTATGTTATTCCGTCTGATGCGGCGAATTAATCGTTTTGATCGAATGCCTTAG